The proteins below come from a single Arthrobacter crystallopoietes genomic window:
- a CDS encoding phosphotransferase family protein: MADSVVDPALPALDVVMDPERLSSLFGRPVAAAHVRYKPGVSVVARLSGSDGPAWIAGYSRSQDSKLAKTFKRAEQQGVQLEAVELPEAPGQLLVSGPPALDGKLHRALAGTGLLSGRAGEIDVLNYNPHRRLVAAFGQGEQRRVAKVTAGPARVHADMLRRLQGAGVPVLEQQSPRDEADARPDGADAQHAVYYPWFGHTDLQRLHQQDQDTSEQGQPDPRALAAEAGRFLALLHTQPPWAGPDPVQPPKAGHGGTGADPRVPAPGHVAMPGLQKLAANTGQLVPAAAERLHHAAELLTVRLRRPGRAGFVHGDFSADQILVGSEGLRIIDLDRFGYGAVAADLGCFAAVELLDTGTKTLTEALLKGYQEGQGGRFGAGVDADELNVWTACHLFSRILEPFRACEPDWRQLILDRLAQIEGRLA; encoded by the coding sequence GTGGCCGATTCCGTTGTTGATCCAGCCCTGCCGGCGCTGGATGTCGTGATGGATCCGGAGCGGCTCAGCAGCCTGTTCGGTCGCCCAGTCGCCGCGGCGCATGTGCGTTATAAGCCCGGTGTATCCGTGGTGGCCCGGCTTTCCGGAAGCGACGGACCTGCCTGGATCGCCGGATACTCACGCAGCCAGGATTCGAAACTGGCCAAGACCTTCAAACGCGCCGAGCAGCAGGGGGTGCAGCTTGAAGCCGTGGAGCTCCCCGAAGCTCCGGGACAGCTGCTGGTGTCCGGGCCGCCGGCGCTGGACGGAAAACTGCACCGTGCCCTCGCCGGAACCGGGCTGCTGTCCGGCCGAGCCGGGGAGATCGACGTGCTGAACTACAACCCGCACCGCCGTCTGGTCGCAGCCTTCGGCCAAGGCGAGCAGCGCCGGGTCGCCAAGGTCACGGCCGGACCTGCGCGGGTGCACGCAGACATGCTGAGGCGGCTGCAGGGCGCCGGCGTCCCGGTCCTGGAACAACAATCTCCCAGGGACGAGGCAGACGCCCGTCCGGACGGCGCGGACGCCCAGCACGCCGTGTACTACCCCTGGTTCGGCCACACCGACCTGCAGCGCCTGCACCAGCAGGATCAGGATACGTCGGAGCAGGGCCAGCCTGATCCGCGGGCGCTCGCGGCCGAAGCGGGACGGTTCCTGGCGCTGCTCCATACCCAGCCGCCGTGGGCGGGTCCGGATCCGGTCCAGCCGCCGAAGGCCGGCCACGGCGGTACCGGCGCCGATCCCAGGGTTCCCGCTCCCGGCCACGTCGCCATGCCGGGCCTGCAGAAGCTGGCAGCCAACACCGGCCAGCTGGTGCCCGCAGCGGCTGAACGCCTGCATCACGCCGCCGAGCTGCTGACCGTTCGGCTGCGCCGGCCGGGCCGGGCCGGGTTTGTGCACGGAGATTTCTCCGCCGACCAGATCCTGGTCGGCAGCGAAGGCCTGCGCATCATCGATCTGGACCGGTTCGGCTATGGTGCAGTGGCCGCGGATTTGGGCTGCTTCGCAGCGGTCGAGCTGCTGGACACCGGTACGAAAACCCTGACGGAGGCGCTGCTCAAGGGATACCAGGAAGGACAGGGCGGAAGGTTTGGCGCCGGGGTAGACGCCGACGAGCTGAACGTCTGGACCGCCTGCCACCTGTTCTCGAGGATTTTGGAGCCCTTCCGTGCGTGTGAGCCGGACTGGCGGCAGCTCATCCTCGACAGGCTGGCACAGATCGAAGGAAGGCTGGCATGA